The Gammaproteobacteria bacterium genome segment GATCGTCACCTTCAACGGCGAGATCTACAATTTCCCGGAATTGAGCGACGAACTCAAAGCCGCCGGCCACAGTTTTAAAACTCATTCGGACACAGAGGTCATCGTCCACGCGTGGGAAGAGTGGGGCGAAGACTGCGTGAAACGCTTCAGAGGCATGTTCGCCTTTGCCGTGTGGGACAGGAATAAAAAGACCTTATTTCTGGCGCGCGATCCCCTGGGCAAAAAGCCGCTGCATTACACGCTGCTGGATTCGGGGCAGGTGATCTTTGGCTCAGAATTAAAGGCCCTCTACGCGCATCCCGAACTGGAAAAGGTCATCGACCCCTGCGCGGTTGAAGAATATTTTGCCCTGGGTTACGTGGCCGATCCGCGGACGATCTTTAAGGGCATATGGAAACTGCCACCGGCGCATAGCCTGTTGCTCACTATGGGCGCACAGTCACTGCCGGCGCCCAGGGAATATTGGGACATCCCCTTCACGCCGTCAGTTGAGCAATCGGAAAGCCAGACCGTGGAAGAGCTGGTGAAACGCTTTCGGGAAACGGTCTCCATAAGGATGATGTCGGAAGTCCCCCTGGGGGCGTTTCTTTCCGGCGGCGTGGATTCCAGCGCCGTGGTGGCGATGATGTCACAGGTGTCCAAAGAGCCGGTGAACACCTGTTCGATCTCCTTCGACAACCCTAAATTTAACGAAGCCGAATTTGCCAAAAAGGTAGCCGAGCGTTATCACACCCGGCATTTTGTGGAAACCGTCGATCCCGATGATTTTAGTCTGGTGGACAAACTCGCCAACATCTATGACGAGCCCTATGCCGACAGCTCCGCCATTCCCACCTATCGTGTCTGCGAGCTGGCCAGGAAGCGGGTCACGGTCGCCCTGTCGGGTGACGGGGCAGATGAATATTTTTCCGGCTATCGGCGTCATCGCTGGCATATGAATGAGGAAAAGGTCAGGAGCTTTCTACCCTACGCCATTCGGGGCCCGCTTTTTGGCCTGCTGGGCAAGGTCTACCCGAAGCTGGACTGGGCCCCAAAATTTCTACGCGCCAAAACCACCTTCCAGGCGATAGGCAGGGATAGTGTGGCGGCATATCTACACACCGTCTCCATCCTCTCTGACGATATGCGCAACAAACTGTTCTCCGCCAGCTTCAAGCAGTCGCTGCAGGGATACAACGCGGTGGAAGTATTTCGGCGTCATGCCGACAAGGCCCCCTCCCAGCATCCGCTGTCGCTTATCCAATACCTGGACCTAAAGACCTATCTGGTGGGTGACATCCACACCAAGGTAGATCGGGCCAGCATGGCCAACTCCCTGGAAGTGCGCGCGCCACTGCTGGACCACAAATTGATCGAATGGGTCTCCGGCCTGAACCCGGACCTGAAGCTGCATGGGCAAGAAAGCAAATACATCCTCAAAAAGGCAATGGAACCCTATCTGCCCAATGATGTGTTGTACCGAAACAAGATGGGTTTTTCGGTACCGCTGGCAGAGTGGTTCAGAGGCCCGTTGAAACAGCGTGTGCAGGATTCGCTGCTGGGCGAAACCATGCAGCAAAGCGGGATCTTCAATATGGACTACATTAAGCATCTCGTCTCACAGCACCAGTCCGGCTTGAGAGACTACAGCGCAGCGATCTGGACATTGTTGATGTTTGATGCGTTTTTACGAAAAATAATGATGGGTGAGAATTGATGTGTGATCCCGTATTTTTGATTATTCCATTCCCCATATAACAAACATTTCGCCATTTTGGCGTAAAAAAGAAACCTGGTAGCGCAACTGTTGGTGATGATTTTGGTTTGATGATGTTGCTCTTCATGACTAAATCAAAAAATTTATACCACTAGTATTAAAAAATAATTGTTATGAAAATATTACACATTTTTGATCATTCTATCCCGCTGCACAGTGGCTACACATTCCGTTCGCGTGCGATTTTGGAGCACCAACGAAAACTTGGCTGGACGACCGAGCACATTACGAGTCCAAAGCACAATCAGGCAACAAAACCTGATGGCAAAGAAGAGGAAATTGATGGGTTTCATTTTTATAGGACAGAACCATCGAAGGGATTGTTCTCAAAACTGCCTATTCTGAATCAGTTATCAATCGTATCCGCGCTTGAGGCGCGGCTTGAAGCCGTTATTAAGGAAATTAAGCCAGATATCTTGCATGCACATTCGCCCGCGTTAAATGGTCGTGCAGCGGTCAACGTCGGAAAAAAATACGGTATACCCGTTGTCTATGAAATAAGGGCATTTTGGGAAGATGCCGCGGTTGATCACGGGACGACCACGGAAGGGAGTCTGCGTTATCGCCTCACGCGAGCCATGGAAACAAAGGTGATAAGAGAGGCCGATGCGGTGACCACGATATGCGAAGGCTTGCGCTCGGATATTGTTGCGCGTGGCGTCCTAGCAGAAAAGGTTGGCGTTATACCTAATGCGGTTGATATCGAGCGGTTTCCGGTTTGCGATGGAAAAGAGGCACAGCTTGAGAAAAAACATGGTCTGATAGGAAAGATCGTCATTGGATTTATTGGATCTTTTTATGCGTATGAGGGGATTCCGCAGCTGATTGAGGCAATTTCTCTCCTGAGTCGCGACCGCGACGATATTGTCCTTTTGCTGGTAGGTGGTGGCCCACAGGATGCATATGTCAGGCAGCTCATTAAAGATAAACAGCTAGAAGATAAAGTGATACTGCCAGGCCGGATTCCACATGAAATCGTCCAGCAATATTACAGCCTGGTCGATATCTTCGCGTACCCCCGCTTGCCAATGAGATTAACCCACCTGGTCACCCCTCTAAAACCCCTGGAGGCAATGGCGCAAAAAAGGCTGGTTGTTGCCTCTGATGTAGGAGGCCACAAAGAGTTGATCGAAGATGGTAAAACCGGCGTACTGTTTGAGGCAGGAAACCCAAACGCACTGGCAGATGCGATAACAAAATTAATCGATAGCAGGGATTCATGGGAAGCCATGCATGATGCGGGGCGTGATTTCGTTGAAAATGTGAGAAATTGGGAAAATAGTGTCGCAAACTATGAGGCAATATATAAAAGGGTCATTGCATCACAATGATTAAGACCCTGCTTTTCAGCACGTTGTTTCCTAATAGTGTTCAGCCACAGCACGGTGTGTTTGTTGAAAACCGGCTGCGCCACTTGCTGGAAACGGGAGAGATAACAACCAAAGTTATCGCCCCAGTGCCGTGGTTTCCTTTCAAGGCGCCAATATTTGGGAAATATGCAACGTTTTCATCGGTGCCTGATGAGGAACAGCGAAATAGCGTTGATGTTTTACATCCTCGTTATCTTTTACTGCCAAAGCTTGGCATGAACAATGCGCCGGAGTCGATTTTTCGAGTGGCCTTGCCGCGTGCCAAGGCACTTATAAAATCCGGATTTGATTTTGATTTGATTGATGCACATTATTTTTATCCAGATGGTGTTGCGGCTGTGATGCTCGGAGAGGCGCTTGGGAAGCCGGTCATTATTACTGCCAGAGGAACAGATCTCAACCTTATTCCTAAATATGAGATCCCACGACAAAAAATCCTCTGGGCTGCCAATAAAGCTGATGCATTGATTACGGTTTGCCAGGCGCTGAAAGATGTCCTGCTGGAAATGGGAGTGCCAGATAATAAAATTACAGTGCTTAGGAATGGTGTTGATCTGGGAACATTTTCTCCACCACTTAATCGAGAAGAGCTAAGAAATAAGCTGGATATTAATGGGAAGACGCTATTAAGCGTCGGTCATTTGGTCGAAAGAAAAGGCCACCATCTTATTGTCG includes the following:
- a CDS encoding amidotransferase 1, exosortase A system-associated, producing MCGIVGIFNLNGERPIDRELLHKMNETQFHRGPDAGGLHVEPGVGLGHRRLSIIDLSSGKQPMENEDGSVIVTFNGEIYNFPELSDELKAAGHSFKTHSDTEVIVHAWEEWGEDCVKRFRGMFAFAVWDRNKKTLFLARDPLGKKPLHYTLLDSGQVIFGSELKALYAHPELEKVIDPCAVEEYFALGYVADPRTIFKGIWKLPPAHSLLLTMGAQSLPAPREYWDIPFTPSVEQSESQTVEELVKRFRETVSIRMMSEVPLGAFLSGGVDSSAVVAMMSQVSKEPVNTCSISFDNPKFNEAEFAKKVAERYHTRHFVETVDPDDFSLVDKLANIYDEPYADSSAIPTYRVCELARKRVTVALSGDGADEYFSGYRRHRWHMNEEKVRSFLPYAIRGPLFGLLGKVYPKLDWAPKFLRAKTTFQAIGRDSVAAYLHTVSILSDDMRNKLFSASFKQSLQGYNAVEVFRRHADKAPSQHPLSLIQYLDLKTYLVGDIHTKVDRASMANSLEVRAPLLDHKLIEWVSGLNPDLKLHGQESKYILKKAMEPYLPNDVLYRNKMGFSVPLAEWFRGPLKQRVQDSLLGETMQQSGIFNMDYIKHLVSQHQSGLRDYSAAIWTLLMFDAFLRKIMMGEN
- a CDS encoding glycosyltransferase, exosortase A system-associated → MKILHIFDHSIPLHSGYTFRSRAILEHQRKLGWTTEHITSPKHNQATKPDGKEEEIDGFHFYRTEPSKGLFSKLPILNQLSIVSALEARLEAVIKEIKPDILHAHSPALNGRAAVNVGKKYGIPVVYEIRAFWEDAAVDHGTTTEGSLRYRLTRAMETKVIREADAVTTICEGLRSDIVARGVLAEKVGVIPNAVDIERFPVCDGKEAQLEKKHGLIGKIVIGFIGSFYAYEGIPQLIEAISLLSRDRDDIVLLLVGGGPQDAYVRQLIKDKQLEDKVILPGRIPHEIVQQYYSLVDIFAYPRLPMRLTHLVTPLKPLEAMAQKRLVVASDVGGHKELIEDGKTGVLFEAGNPNALADAITKLIDSRDSWEAMHDAGRDFVENVRNWENSVANYEAIYKRVIASQ
- a CDS encoding glycosyltransferase family 4 protein produces the protein MIKTLLFSTLFPNSVQPQHGVFVENRLRHLLETGEITTKVIAPVPWFPFKAPIFGKYATFSSVPDEEQRNSVDVLHPRYLLLPKLGMNNAPESIFRVALPRAKALIKSGFDFDLIDAHYFYPDGVAAVMLGEALGKPVIITARGTDLNLIPKYEIPRQKILWAANKADALITVCQALKDVLLEMGVPDNKITVLRNGVDLGTFSPPLNREELRNKLDINGKTLLSVGHLVERKGHHLIVEAMCLLPEYKLLIAGDGEERSNLVALINKLKLNERVTLLGAVPHESLKEYYGASDALVLASSREGWANVLLESMACGTPVVATRIWGTPEVVTIPASGVLVEERTPDSLACSIKSLFSRHVNRDETRGYAEQFGWEDTTQGQLKLFEQVVGNA